The sequence below is a genomic window from Zavarzinia compransoris.
CGAGGTATCTAGACCAGGATTTCGCTCTATCATGACAAGGCACCTCAAAGCGCCAGTATTACGCGGGAGGTATGGAGCGCAAGCGTGCTCGGTGAGGCTGGACTCTCTTTGACTTAGAATTTCAACGAATTCAGCAAGAAATTTGAAGAAACCAGCCTTTCCTGCTCCAGAATTTTGTAAACCACATCATAATCTATCACATTTTTAGGAGGGAGGCTGCCAGCGTAGATCATGCGGTCTATTAATCCCAGCTTCTTTAACAAGCTTGAAATTCTGTAATTTCCTCTTTCTTTATTTACTATGCAAACGAACTGTTTTCTGAAAATTATAGAAAATGCAACCCCATGGAATGATGTGGTTACGACGTAATCGGTACCGCTGAAAAGACCAAGAAATTTCTGAGGGGAGATGGCGGCGTATTTATTGAATAAATCGGCCTTTTCGATACTAGATGCAGAGAATATTATTTTGGGAATATTTATTTTTTTGGAAATAAATGTGGATAATTTTCTTGCCCATGTGTCTTTTTTTACTTGATAAACAAGAATATATTTTTCATCTTGCGTTCGTGAAATAATATTGTTAAAGACAGATGAATCGACTAATAATGTTGGGTCAAGTACTGTTCTTACTTCGCAGTACGCTAATTTCTGTATCTTGTCCTGCAAAATATCCTCTCGAACACCGATGGATGAAAATTTCTGCAGTTCGGTTTGATGCGTAGAGAGTTCGACGGAATCGTCCTCTCTATCGACCTCCATACTTGCAGCATAGGCTATAATCTTTGATTCTTCTCTTCGATCAAAATTTCCAAAGAAAACTGGATCTCCATTTGTGATCGTCGAATTCCATATTTGATCACTACCCAACACAAAGAAATCATATTCTTTTTTGAATGCACCATTAAAATATTTTATCGATGATAGAACTAGATTGTTATTAATAAATTTTTCGAATCTTTTGTGTTTTATAAATCTTTGGGGGAAGAGGATAACCCCGCCTATCAGGCTGCGCAAATTCTTGTAAGCGGCGAAAGGTTCATATGGATAAATCAAGTAGTCAGGTCGATAATCGATTATCTCGACTTGATATCCGTTTTCACTCAAGAAATTTTGAAGCGCATACGCTTGCAACACTGCGCCATGGTTGTGCGCGCAATGGAAGGTAAGTATCCCGATCTTCATTTCTTCTCCCCGAAAAGATATTTTAAGGAAACTCTAATTTGGTTGGGCTGCATCAGGGGACTACCGCAACGGGGGGCATGAAGGTTGGCCCTAGGATTTCCAACTGTGGCTCCACCCACGTCATAACATGATGGCTGGCCAAGTCGCACGCTGATTGCGTGGTGAAATTAGAAGAACATGCAGCCAGTGATCCATGGCGAGCTTGATCAGGGTACGCTTGCGCTTTTGCCGTCGGAGCGCCCTCAGGAGCTGGAGTGCTGCCCAAAAGAGCCGCAGTCGCCCGCTTACGCGACTGCCATCTGGCCGAACGGCATCATAAGGCACCAAACGCAAACGTGGTATTCTTGCTCGATGTAACGCTACTTCAATATCCGAATGGTAGTCGCGTCCCCCAACAAAACCGTTCTCTGACATCCGTGCGCCAACAGGCTCTGTGTGCGTGACAGGCCAAGCGTCAATGACCGCAAAATCATCGGGTGTTTCGAAAACAAGATTGCACCATACGAGATCAATACCGCTTTCGAGACCGCTTTCGTAAAGTGGGAAAATTTGCCGCAAGGCTTCACGATGAAAAATAGGGCACATCATTTCAATAAAATTAACATGACGCAGCAGAAATTTTGGTTGCTGAAGAAGTCCAGCATATGAGGAATAACTACTCCAGCCTAATGCTGGTTGTGAAATTTTCAATTTCCATTCACGAGCGACGGAAAAAAAGCCATCGATCGTCTCTGTATTTGCAAGGACATCCTCATCCATAAGGCAAATATAGTCATAGTGATCAATCAATTCAGCATGATCACGCAGGAACCCTGCATAGCCGGCCACCTTGGGGCCAGGACGATGCTCAAAAAAAAGTCCTGGGCCAGACTCCGGCGACACGTCCGGATCATAGGCGCTCAAGAAAATATCATACCCTCGCATCCCTAAGGCCAAGGGCACGGTCCATTCTCGATGAAGACTACGCTTTCCTATTCTGGAGACGATAAGTCCGCGCTCGACAATCTCTGAAATCGCTCCGGTATTCTCCATGGTATCTCCACTCATGGGGCATTCCTCTTCGAGATAAAGAAGACAGAATTTGTATTTGTGAAGTCAAGCCCGTTAAGCGCCCTCACTGAGGCTTCTATCCTGGATCCCACTGTAACGGAAAGCGACAGATCAAAGGTCACACGGACGCCTCGAACAATCCCTTTGCGGTTGACGGCTGCGAAGAAGGTCTGATGGTTCTCGGCTTTTGGGGCTGATCCGCCCCTGTGCTCTTATTCAGGCCACCGGCCGCCGATGCTCCACCAGCCAGATGTAGCGCCTGATGTTGTAGGCGAGGATGGCCAGGGCAATCTTCGTGGTGGTCCTGGCGATGCCGATGGTCCGGACCACGAGGCCGAAGGCATGTTTCTGATGGGCGAAGACACCTTCCACGGCAGAACGCACCTTCGATCGTAAGCGGTGTCCGCGTCACACCTTGCCTTTGAAGTTCCAGGGCATGAGTTCGTCGATGCGGCTTTGCTTATGGCCGTTGACGATGGCGGCGAGCGTGGCGGCCAGATAGGCAAACGGATCAACGGTATCAGCTTGCAGGTCTCGACCAGGGAAGCGATGACGGCCCAGTTCTCGGCACCGGCGTCATGTCCGGCGAAGAGTGCATTCTTGCGATTGAGGGCGATCGGACGGATCGTGCGCTCAACCGTGTTGCTGTCGACTTCGATGCGGCCGTCGGCCAGGAACAGGCAGAGCCCGTACCAATAGCGGGCGAGATAGCCCAGGGCCTCGCCGAGCGGTGATTTCGTCGAACAGCGGGCATGGTGATGGGCGAGTCAAGCCTCGAACTCGGCCACGAGCGGTGCCGATCTTTCGCCCCTGGCGGCCAGGCGTTGGTCGGGGGCAAGGCCCCGGATCCCGGCCTGGGAGTGTTGATGCCGGAGCAATTCTCCCCAGAAGTGCCGTTTGAATCTTCCCCAGTTTGAGGTGCCTCGCCGGTCTTCCGGGGCGCGCCCCGGAAGACCGGCGGCGCGATGTTGCCGATGCTCCTCCCGATGGTCGGGAGGGCGCTTCGGTGATCAAGCTCGGAGAGAGATGGTGATGATCCTGGATTTGCATCGACAAGGCCTGTCGGTGTCGGTGATCGCCCGACAGACCGGCACTGATCGCAAGACGGAGCGCAAGTACATCGACCGCGGCATGGAGGCACCCGCCTATGGACCACGGCAGCCGCACCGCACGGTGATCGACCCCTTTGCCGCCTACCTGCGCGAGCGCGTGGCAGCCTATCCCGGCCTGTCCGGCCGGCGGCTGTTCCGGGAGTTGAAGGATCGTGGCTACGCCGGTGGCTACACCGCCGTGACCGGCTTCCTCCGCGATATCCGGCCCGCACCGCAGCCGGGCTACGAGGTGCGCTTCGAGACGGCTCCCGGCGAACAGGCGCAGGTCGATTTCGCCCAATTCCGGGTGGTCTTTGCCGATGAGCCGATGACCCCGCGGATCGTTTGGCTGTTTTCCATGGTGCTCGGCTACAGCCGCCTGATCTGGGCGCGCTTCGTCCTGCACCAGGATCTGCCGACAGTTCTGCGCTGCCATTCCGCCGCCTTCGAAGCCATTGGCGGCGTGCCGCGCGAGATCCTTTACGACCGCATGAAGACGGCGGTCACCGACGAGGGCGATGCCGCCCTTCGCGCCATCGGACCGCTTCAGCACCGCCACCAGCCGGGGCCGGAAGACCTCGAAATCCACCATGACGCACCCCGTCGTGAACACAAGCCTATGGAATCATGAAACCGGCAAGGCGGCTTTGGTTTTTAGAGGCGTCCGAGCGTCGTCCCTCATCCCGGGTCCTTACGGCATTTCAGTCACAGCCTATGATTTTCATGATGCTCAATAGGCGCCCTGTCTGCGAAGAACAACCCTTACCGTTTTCAGTAGAATGACGACATCGTACCAGAGGGTCCAGTTCTGAACATAAATGCGATCAAGTTCCACACGGCGGCCATAATCGACATCGTTGCGTCCGCTGACTTGCCAAAGACCAGTAATGCCCGGTTTCAGTGCCAAGTAGAAACTTTTGCTGAGACCATAGCGATCAAGCTCAGCTTCAACAACGGGGCGTGGCCCAACCAAGCTCATCTCTCCGCGCAAGACATTAAACAATTGAGGCAGTTCGTCGAGACTCGAGCGCCGGAGAAAATTCCCGATTGGGGTGATGCGGGGGTCGTTTTTCAACTTATAGTCACGATTCCATTCTTCTCGGGCGGCCGGGTCGCTTGCCAGCAACGTCTCCAGAACCTGGGCCGAATTCGTGACCATCGAACGGAACTTGAGGCACCTGAAACGTTCGCCATTCTGTCCGATGCGCCAATGGCCATATAGCATGGGGCCGCCGTCACGCCTGACCACCAAGCCAATCGCGAGAAGAACCGGGCTTAGGGCGGCGATCAAAGCCAGTGACCCCATTATATCCAAAAGCCGCTTGCAGAAACGGGGGAGGGGCCGCGCGAAATTGTCTTGGGTGTGCAGTACAACCATCTGGCTCGAGTGATGATGGCTCATCGCCATACCCTGTATGGGTATCCCCTTGAACTGCGCAACGATGTCAACCGCCGTCAGCTTTGCCGAGAGCAGGCGGGCAACCTCGCTATCGGTTTCAAGCCTCTCAGGCGGCAGGGCAATGACGATGTGATACCGGTCGCTGCCGCACAGCCGATCAACGATCTGCGAAGTGAAGGGGATGGTGGGGATGCAGCCATCGCTCTGCCGTGAGTGCGATCGCTCGGCGGGGCCCGCATCGACTACGAACGCGATGTCAGCCCCGCTCGCCACATCGCCCTGGAGCGCGGACGCGATATCGATTGCGTTTTGTCCCACGCCAATAACCACGGTAGGGGAGCGGAACAGGCCCAAGCCATCCAAGAGCAGCATGAGGCCGTAGCGAACTGACCAGAACAGGAGAAAAAAGGCGCCCCATGATAATGGCGGCAAAAAAAACAGCCGAGGGGAACCAGCATTGGCTAGAAGCGCTATGTCCGTCAGCGCACCAAAGCAGAAAAACTGGAATGAAACCCTCATGCCCTCGAGAAGGGGGCGCCGGCATCGAGCATCGATCTTCGCCAGATACAGAACACCGGCAATGGCGAGCACAACGAAATGGTCAACAGCGAGTGGGGGGGGGGGGGGCTGCCCCACCGCCGCCAATCCCCAGATCCATCGCCAAGATCAAGGCGGGATGGCGAACAGCAGCAGCACTGACGGCTACGGCCAAAAGGCCGGAAAGCAGAATCGATAAGCGAGAGATCCGGGCGAAATAGGCGGGCTTGCGAAACTTCCGGATCAGTTCCCCGGTAAAAACAGCGTCTCCATCACTGCTCGCCGTCAGGCGCTCGGTCGTTAGCGACATATACCCTCACTCCCCTAAGCGACGGGACGAAAGGTAGCACGCTGAATTCGCCCCTAACGGGCAAACTCCACCATTATGATGATTTCCATTGAGGTGCTGCGCCGCGACTAAACCACGGCAATAGATCGGACTGCCAGCATGGGCCGGTCACGCGAATGTAACGCAGGCGGGTTCATGTCCTCAGTACAAAATCGGGTGCTGCCCATTCAGGATTTGCAATTATAAATTGCTGCCAGTCCATATGGGGAGTTTTTAATCCACTTGTTGATGCTGTGTATATACGCCTCGATCTCGAATGTAATAAAAGATGGTTTTCTCAGAATATTTTATTATGATTTTATCATATCTCCGGAATTGCCTCCATTTACTGGCTGAGCGATAGTGAGGCGCCTTCTTTATTCTTCGGGTGATGGGTCGATATAGGCACAGATGGAGCGCGAGGCGCCTCACGCCGCTAAATGCACCCATTATGAAAGCTTTAAGCGTCATTCGCTATCATGGCCTCATTCCGAGCATGGAGGCAGGGATGCTTACGATTGTCGCCGTTACAGCCAGCCTCGCGGGCCTCGCCGCGGGCCGGTTTCTGTCGTGCAAGGCATGGGTCGCGCTGACGCTGGTGATCGGGGGAATGCTCCCGCTCGCCGAAATCGCTTGTGGCGCATCGGCACTGTCAATGACTGTACGAGCTGGCGTCGCTATCGCGATGTTTCAGCTCTCGGCTCTCCTAATCACCGCCATGACCCACAATCAAACTGCCACGGCGGTGCGGGGGTAGATTTCCACCGTCAATCGGCTTGAGTCATTTCAGCCGCTTAATCGTCATGGCGCTATCATCTGCTCGGGCTGAGGTTGACCGATCCTCAACGAGCAGTAACCAGTCCTCGCCCCTGATAGCGGTAAGGTCTATACTCTCCCTGGCCCCCGCCCGCTCCCGCCAGCCACGCAGTCGCGATCGCGCAGCCGATGCTTGTTCAGGCTCGCTGGTGATGTTGGCTTCCTTCAGGCCGAGGGCAAATCCTTCCAGCAAAATCCGCAGCAGCGCTTCCTGATCCTGTGCAGTCGTCGCCAAGCGAACTCGCTGACATAGAACAGAGAGGGACCGATCGTCGGCATCCAATGTCGCGATTGAGGCCTGCCCGTCCTGACGATGCTTCACCGATGGGATTTCGGGAAAAGTGACCTGATAGGGGCACGGTGGCAGGGTGACAGCAGATCCGATGGCGCCTTCGCCTCGGGCAGCATGTGCCGTCAGGGTCTGGCCGAAAACGAGTAGGGAAACGAGGAAAACCACACTCGCCGGCGGTCGAGCAGAAAACGGCATACACCACTCCACCCGTTCCAGGTCTGTTGCGGGACATGACGTCTATAGCATAGAAGCATTGGGGCAATCATGAAGCGTTGGCGAAATTCGGCCTGCGCATGGCCGCGAAGGACTTCACGATATCCACGTTGACCCAGACCAATGGGTTGGCGCGGCTCTGGATCGCGGTAAAGGAGTAGCCGCTAGCATCCCAAGTCACCATCTTGTTGGTCATATTGTCGAGCACATAGTCGGTGTTCTCAATGGTGACGACCAGTACTGCGTGGGTTCCCGACTTCAAGCCATAGACCAAGGCGAGGCGCATGGCTGACCGATCATAACCTTTCGAAATCATCAGTTTCATTTTGGCCAGGGCTATATCCTCACAATCGCCAGAGCCATTGGATGGCGACCAGTAATCCTCCTGGCCGAACTTGACTTGATCCGAAACATAGCGAGTCTGCCGATTGACCGTATAATTCACGTCATCAGCGACGGTGAAATCGATCGGCTTCCCTGTGATGGCTGTCGGGCTGGGGATATCGCACAACTCCGGCATCTCGAAGCAGGCCGCAGCAAACCCCTCCGGCGCTGCAGCGATCGGCCCCTCGACCAACACTTCATCAGCCCTGGCGACCGCGACAGTGGCCATGAGGATGCAGGAAGCCTGCAGCAGAAGAAGGATGGCGGTCCGGAGTGGCGAGAACATGATCGACCTCGTTGGCTACGAGATAGATCGTAAATTAAAACCGTTTTGGATGTATTAACACCCAAAGCGGTTATTGGGCCAATCTCGATCCCTCAACCAATCCCGCGGTTAGGCGCATATAAGCGGTGGGAAAGAGAACGAAGCGGACCGTCGTCACCGAATTTTGGTGAAATTTTCCGGTCTGAAAGGGGGCTGGCTGTGAAAGCCCCCAGCTCTAGACGGGAAGAGTCTCTGATCGCCGTTCTTCCCCTTCGTCGCCGAGTGATGGTAAGCATAACGGTTCGCGATCCGTCGTCAGCGGGGCGGGTCAGCGCCTCAATTTTAGAAGCCAGTGAGCGGCCGCACATCCAATGGCTGCGCCAATAGTCGAGGCTAACCAATTGTCGAGCCGGGGTCCTCTGCCGGGGATGAGGAACTGGCACAATTCAAGCAGCCCAGAGATGGCAAACATTAGAACCACAGTTGGCCAGAAGCTGATCCTCGGCCACGAGAGCTTAACGAAAAAGGTCGCCCCCGCGAACGCCAGGATATGCTCGAAATTGCCCGACGCCCCAGTGTGTGGTCGTAGGTTACCGGGTAGCAATGATAGTACTGCAATTGCCAGCAAGCAGGACACTGCGACAGAGCGCAAAGCGAGGCGCATATTAAAGACCTTTCAGGAAACGAACCACACTTCATACAACCCTATCCTCGCCAATCCGCGTTGCCAGCCTTAAGCTGGATGTAACTTCCTTCTGCGGGATGGGCCGCCCACCCGCGCTAAGCTCCGCGTCGGAATGTATCGCGATGCCGCGTAGCTTGTTCCGCTGCATCCTTGACCTGGTTGACGATCAACGTCCAGGAAGGTCATGCCCTCGCTGAAAGCGGGGGCAGATCGCCCGAGGAGTCGACAAGGAAAACATGCCCTTAGCGTTGTAAAATGGGCTGGAGGCATGCCATCGCGTGCCGCCATGATAGTCGGGGATACCGATCGTGCCATGGCAACTGCTATCGCAACGGCATGCAGCCTTCCGGTTGAAGCGGACTTAGGTTATTCTGTCAACAATCGGGGGCGGATGGGCCGACGAACTGGAAAATCCGCATGAGCATGGTGAATGCCTCGGATCCCTCGGTCTCTGACGCCGATCCGATTGGTGGAGCGATCTCCAATTTCTCCCTGAATGCGAGACGACAGGCCGCCGCCAAGAGAAAGCATTAAAGTGGTCATGAGTTTTCTTCAGACCGACGCTGCGGCGCGGGGGTTTACCCAGTCCATCGAGGATTGCGCTGGGGGCGCGGTCAACGGTTCCGCTCTCGACCGTCGTCTGACAGAGACACGGGCGATCGTGGCACGGCTTGCGGATCAGACCAGGACCGGCGCCCTCCCGCATTTCACGATCCCCTATCGCATCGACGATCTCGATCGCCAGACCGAAATAGCGACCCGAGTCGCAGCCGACTGTAATCAAGTCGTTTTCCTCGGCACCGGCGGTTCCTCGCTCGGGCCGCAGGCAATCGCCCAATTGGTGCAGACGCCGTTCGGTGGCCCGGCGGGCCGCCCCCGCCTCGGCTTCCTCGACAATCTCGACGCGATTAGTCTTGCCGCGTCTCTCGATACGGGGGACATCGCAAACACCCATTTCCTCGTCGCCTCCAAATCTGGCAGTACCGCCGAGACGATCACCCAACTCCTCGTTGTCATCGATGCTCTGGAACAGGCGGGGTTTCGCCGGGATTCGATCGGCAGGCGCTTCACAGTGATCACGGAGCCTCGGAGCAACCTGCTTCGCAATTTGGCCGAGCGTTTTGGTGCCACCGTGATCGATCATGATCCCGATCTCGGCGGCCGCTACGCGGTGCTGTCGGTCATCGGCGCTCTGCCCGCGCTGATTCTTGGACTGGACCCGCGTGCGCTTCGCCGCGGCGCGGCACGAACGTTTGAACAGAACATCAACGCCGCCGATCCGATGCTCGCGCCGGCCGCCGTCGGCGCAGCGGTCTCGATCGCGGCTGCCGATAGCGGGCTGCCGCAGACCGTGTTTTTCGGCTTTGGTGACCGACTCGAACGCCTCGCCGCCTGGTGGCGCCAGCTCTGGGCGGAAAGCCTCGGCAAGCACGGCAAAGGCACAACGCCAATTACCGCGATTGGCCCCGTCGATCAGCACAGCCAGCTTCAGCTTTACCTCGACGGGCCGGCAGACAAGCTCTTCACCGTGGTTGATCTGGCAACCAAGGGCCAGGGGGGCGTCGTTCGCGCCGACCTCGCCGATGATCCGAGCCTCGCCTTCCTGGCGGGCCGGCATATTGGCGACGTTGTCGCCGCCCAGGCACGGGCGACCGCCGATACGCTGGTGAAGTTCGGCCGCCCCGTGCGCCGCCTGACCATCCCGCATTTCGACGTCGAGGCCTTAGGCAGCCTATTCATGCATTTCACGCTGGAGACGATCGTCGCCGCCGCCTTGCTGAATGTCGATCCTTTCGATCAGCCGGCGGTCGAGGACGGCAAGATCCTGACCCGCCAGTATCTGATGCAGGACAAGGCCTGAATGCATAGCGGCGCGGCATGAGGGCATCACGCCTTGGCGCATCCGCCGTCTCTCCAAGGCGATTGGATCGCGGAAACTCACTTGTCGATGTTGTCGCCTTCAAGGGTGCGATCCTGAAGGAGGTCCTTGATGAAATGCTGCCGGTTCCAGACCAGGCGGCCGATATACATCTCGTTGTTGAGGATGCCGTTCGCGGTCACCCCTGAAGGCAAGGACGTCGACGATCTGCGACCCATCGGTGATCAGCGCGGCGATAGCTGCGTGCAGTCTGCCGTCGACGACTGAGGCGAAAACGACACCAGCGTCATCGACATCAAAATCGCCGAAGAAGGCCTTGGTGTCCAGGCGTTGACGGGTGCATCGACCTCATATTCAGAAGAGACCTGATGGCGCTTGTCGGTCATCTTTGTCGTCCTTCAGGACTTTGTCGATTTCAGCGAGCATGAAGGCGCGCAGCTCGGGCGGCGTTTCCTCTATCGCATAGACCTTGCGGGGATCGCTGTTGGTCAACCGCTCATCGTCATCGATGCTCATCAGCACGAACCTCGGTTTGCGATACTGCGTGATCTGCACGGGTGCTTTCGCGGCGGCGGAT
It includes:
- a CDS encoding transglutaminase-like cysteine peptidase, whose product is MFSPLRTAILLLLQASCILMATVAVARADEVLVEGPIAAAPEGFAAACFEMPELCDIPSPTAITGKPIDFTVADDVNYTVNRQTRYVSDQVKFGQEDYWSPSNGSGDCEDIALAKMKLMISKGYDRSAMRLALVYGLKSGTHAVLVVTIENTDYVLDNMTNKMVTWDASGYSFTAIQSRANPLVWVNVDIVKSFAAMRRPNFANAS
- a CDS encoding VanZ family protein → MRLALRSVAVSCLLAIAVLSLLPGNLRPHTGASGNFEHILAFAGATFFVKLSWPRISFWPTVVLMFAISGLLELCQFLIPGRGPRLDNWLASTIGAAIGCAAAHWLLKLRR
- the istA gene encoding IS21 family transposase produces the protein MVMILDLHRQGLSVSVIARQTGTDRKTERKYIDRGMEAPAYGPRQPHRTVIDPFAAYLRERVAAYPGLSGRRLFRELKDRGYAGGYTAVTGFLRDIRPAPQPGYEVRFETAPGEQAQVDFAQFRVVFADEPMTPRIVWLFSMVLGYSRLIWARFVLHQDLPTVLRCHSAAFEAIGGVPREILYDRMKTAVTDEGDAALRAIGPLQHRHQPGPEDLEIHHDAPRREHKPMES
- a CDS encoding prevent-host-death protein, translating into MKTFSTNNLLKDIRTVTSAAAKAPVQITQYRKPRFVLMSIDDDERLTNSDPRKVYAIEETPPELRAFMLAEIDKVLKDDKDDRQAPSGLF
- a CDS encoding polysaccharide pyruvyl transferase family protein, with the translated sequence MKIGILTFHCAHNHGAVLQAYALQNFLSENGYQVEIIDYRPDYLIYPYEPFAAYKNLRSLIGGVILFPQRFIKHKRFEKFINNNLVLSSIKYFNGAFKKEYDFFVLGSDQIWNSTITNGDPVFFGNFDRREESKIIAYAASMEVDREDDSVELSTHQTELQKFSSIGVREDILQDKIQKLAYCEVRTVLDPTLLVDSSVFNNIISRTQDEKYILVYQVKKDTWARKLSTFISKKINIPKIIFSASSIEKADLFNKYAAISPQKFLGLFSGTDYVVTTSFHGVAFSIIFRKQFVCIVNKERGNYRISSLLKKLGLIDRMIYAGSLPPKNVIDYDVVYKILEQERLVSSNFLLNSLKF
- the wbaP gene encoding undecaprenyl-phosphate galactose phosphotransferase WbaP, which produces MGQPPPPPLAVDHFVVLAIAGVLYLAKIDARCRRPLLEGMRVSFQFFCFGALTDIALLANAGSPRLFFLPPLSWGAFFLLFWSVRYGLMLLLDGLGLFRSPTVVIGVGQNAIDIASALQGDVASGADIAFVVDAGPAERSHSRQSDGCIPTIPFTSQIVDRLCGSDRYHIVIALPPERLETDSEVARLLSAKLTAVDIVAQFKGIPIQGMAMSHHHSSQMVVLHTQDNFARPLPRFCKRLLDIMGSLALIAALSPVLLAIGLVVRRDGGPMLYGHWRIGQNGERFRCLKFRSMVTNSAQVLETLLASDPAAREEWNRDYKLKNDPRITPIGNFLRRSSLDELPQLFNVLRGEMSLVGPRPVVEAELDRYGLSKSFYLALKPGITGLWQVSGRNDVDYGRRVELDRIYVQNWTLWYDVVILLKTVRVVLRRQGAY
- a CDS encoding DUF707 domain-containing protein; this translates as MSGDTMENTGAISEIVERGLIVSRIGKRSLHREWTVPLALGMRGYDIFLSAYDPDVSPESGPGLFFEHRPGPKVAGYAGFLRDHAELIDHYDYICLMDEDVLANTETIDGFFSVAREWKLKISQPALGWSSYSSYAGLLQQPKFLLRHVNFIEMMCPIFHREALRQIFPLYESGLESGIDLVWCNLVFETPDDFAVIDAWPVTHTEPVGARMSENGFVGGRDYHSDIEVALHRARIPRLRLVPYDAVRPDGSRVSGRLRLFWAALQLLRALRRQKRKRTLIKLAMDHWLHVLLISPRNQRATWPAIML
- a CDS encoding glucose-6-phosphate isomerase, with amino-acid sequence MSFLQTDAAARGFTQSIEDCAGGAVNGSALDRRLTETRAIVARLADQTRTGALPHFTIPYRIDDLDRQTEIATRVAADCNQVVFLGTGGSSLGPQAIAQLVQTPFGGPAGRPRLGFLDNLDAISLAASLDTGDIANTHFLVASKSGSTAETITQLLVVIDALEQAGFRRDSIGRRFTVITEPRSNLLRNLAERFGATVIDHDPDLGGRYAVLSVIGALPALILGLDPRALRRGAARTFEQNINAADPMLAPAAVGAAVSIAAADSGLPQTVFFGFGDRLERLAAWWRQLWAESLGKHGKGTTPITAIGPVDQHSQLQLYLDGPADKLFTVVDLATKGQGGVVRADLADDPSLAFLAGRHIGDVVAAQARATADTLVKFGRPVRRLTIPHFDVEALGSLFMHFTLETIVAAALLNVDPFDQPAVEDGKILTRQYLMQDKA